Proteins encoded by one window of Sphingosinicella sp. BN140058:
- the kdsA gene encoding 3-deoxy-8-phosphooctulonate synthase: protein MKTVKVGAFEIANDKPFVLIAGPCAMESREHALEMAEALTSLCGRLGLGLIYKSSFDKGNRTSIGSARGIGLDAALSVFAEIRETFGCPVLTDVHDASQCAPVAEAVDVLQIPAFLCRQTDLLVAAAQTGKVINVKKGQFLAPWDMKNVAAKLVAAGNDNIILCERGASFGYNTLVSDMRSLPIMAQTGFPVMFDATHSVQQPGGQGGSSGGQREFVPALARAAVAVGVAAVFIETHEQPDRAPSDGPNMVPLAEMPDLLARLQAFDRLAKA, encoded by the coding sequence ATGAAGACCGTCAAAGTCGGCGCGTTCGAGATCGCCAACGACAAGCCGTTCGTGCTGATTGCCGGCCCCTGCGCGATGGAAAGCCGCGAGCACGCGCTCGAAATGGCCGAGGCCCTGACCAGCCTGTGCGGCAGGCTCGGTCTCGGCCTCATCTACAAATCCTCGTTCGACAAGGGTAATCGCACCTCCATCGGATCCGCCCGCGGCATCGGGCTCGACGCCGCGCTGTCGGTCTTTGCGGAGATTCGCGAGACATTCGGCTGCCCGGTGCTGACCGACGTCCACGACGCGTCCCAATGCGCACCCGTTGCGGAAGCTGTCGACGTCCTCCAGATCCCCGCCTTTCTCTGCCGACAGACGGATCTGCTGGTCGCCGCCGCGCAGACCGGCAAGGTCATCAACGTCAAGAAGGGGCAGTTCCTCGCGCCCTGGGACATGAAGAACGTCGCTGCCAAGCTCGTAGCGGCCGGCAACGACAACATTATCCTGTGCGAGCGCGGCGCAAGCTTCGGCTACAACACCCTGGTCAGTGACATGCGCTCCCTGCCGATCATGGCGCAGACGGGCTTCCCGGTGATGTTCGATGCGACCCATTCGGTCCAGCAGCCCGGCGGACAGGGCGGAAGTTCGGGCGGACAGCGCGAGTTCGTGCCGGCGTTGGCCCGTGCTGCGGTGGCGGTCGGCGTTGCCGCCGTCTTCATCGAGACTCACGAGCAGCCCGATCGCGCGCCCAGCGACGGCCCGAACATGGTCCCGCTCGCCGAAATGCCGGACCTGCTGGCACGGCTGCAGGCGTTCGATCGCCTCGCGAAGGCCTAA
- a CDS encoding inositol monophosphatase, with protein sequence MTLSLIDRIGDILRRAAAEAVLPRYRALASHQVEEKSPGELVTIADRDAEAAIARGLDGLVPGARFVGEEACARDPSLLERIDEGDVWIVDPLDGTANFASGDGPFAMMVALLRDGEIVAGCIYEPLTERMAAAEYGGGAFLDGHRLHVSARQGRVEDRRGIISSFMLPEDMIAPAAAVRSTVSQVAPSRRCAGHEYPRVATGEIDFALYWRTIVWDHAPGVLFLNEAGGVARRPDGSPYRPAVGGTGMLLAHNPEIADEVQTLLLGRRA encoded by the coding sequence ATGACATTGTCCCTTATCGACCGCATCGGCGATATTCTCCGCAGGGCCGCCGCTGAGGCGGTTCTACCGCGCTATCGCGCCCTGGCCTCGCATCAGGTGGAGGAGAAGTCGCCCGGCGAACTGGTCACGATCGCCGATCGGGACGCGGAGGCGGCGATCGCACGCGGCCTGGACGGTCTGGTACCGGGTGCACGCTTCGTCGGTGAGGAGGCTTGCGCGCGCGACCCTTCTCTTCTGGAAAGGATCGACGAAGGGGACGTCTGGATCGTCGACCCGCTCGACGGGACGGCCAACTTCGCCTCGGGTGATGGCCCCTTCGCGATGATGGTGGCGTTGCTTCGTGACGGCGAGATCGTCGCCGGCTGCATCTACGAGCCGCTCACGGAGAGAATGGCAGCCGCCGAGTACGGCGGCGGTGCTTTTCTGGACGGCCATCGCCTGCACGTATCGGCGCGGCAGGGGCGTGTTGAAGACAGGCGCGGGATCATCAGCAGCTTCATGCTGCCGGAGGACATGATCGCACCGGCGGCCGCGGTGCGCTCGACGGTGTCGCAAGTCGCGCCGAGCCGGCGCTGTGCGGGGCACGAATATCCGCGCGTTGCCACCGGCGAGATCGACTTTGCGCTCTACTGGCGGACGATCGTCTGGGATCACGCGCCCGGCGTGCTGTTCCTGAACGAAGCCGGCGGCGTCGCGCGGCGGCCGGACGGAAGCCCCTATCGCCCGGCTGTGGGCGGTACCGGCATGCTCCTCGCCCACAATCCGGAGATTGCCGACGAGGTGCAAACCTTGCTGCTCGGACGCCGCGCTTAG
- a CDS encoding lysozyme inhibitor LprI family protein produces the protein MKLVAELMALAGLAVAVAAAPPAYDWGDDTSELSQKLQESKALCRAVRTREPPPADRPDARTAAALKGCDSEALYYGIGIKADPIKARQCAFLERDAGDEGVMAGSTMLMTIYANGMGAKRDLDVATHLACGIEGSVMESDGRVLHLAELKAKKWSGSDFHFCDDITSGLAMGYCSAHSARIDGAKRDAALSAVIGRWSPAERQAFAKLQQAQTAFVDAHGQGEVDLSGTARAAMQIASEERLKRDFLDTLQRLSSGKAPAFSTAQYRAADTRLNAAYRKALAGVEGEDFPGAVTRTGIRDAQRAWLRYRDAFLAFAKIKFPSLPSDSLAAWLTDKRTEMLETPE, from the coding sequence ATGAAGCTTGTTGCTGAATTGATGGCTTTGGCCGGGCTCGCCGTCGCCGTCGCCGCGGCTCCGCCGGCCTATGATTGGGGCGACGACACCAGCGAGCTTTCGCAGAAGCTGCAGGAATCGAAGGCGCTCTGCCGCGCCGTGCGGACGCGGGAGCCGCCGCCGGCGGATCGCCCGGACGCCCGCACCGCCGCCGCGCTCAAGGGCTGCGATTCCGAGGCGCTTTATTACGGGATTGGAATCAAGGCGGATCCGATCAAGGCGCGGCAATGCGCCTTCTTGGAGCGAGACGCCGGTGACGAAGGGGTGATGGCCGGAAGCACGATGCTGATGACCATCTATGCCAACGGCATGGGCGCCAAGCGTGACCTCGATGTGGCCACCCACCTCGCCTGCGGGATCGAAGGCTCGGTGATGGAATCGGATGGCCGCGTTCTGCATCTCGCCGAGCTCAAGGCGAAGAAATGGTCCGGGAGCGATTTCCACTTCTGCGACGACATCACCAGCGGCCTCGCGATGGGCTATTGCTCCGCGCATTCCGCCCGGATCGACGGGGCGAAGCGCGATGCCGCGCTCTCGGCTGTGATCGGCCGCTGGAGCCCCGCTGAGCGCCAGGCCTTCGCCAAGCTCCAGCAGGCGCAAACCGCCTTCGTCGACGCCCACGGCCAGGGCGAAGTCGATCTGTCCGGCACTGCGCGTGCTGCCATGCAGATCGCTTCGGAGGAGCGCTTGAAGCGCGACTTCCTGGACACGCTCCAGCGCCTCTCCAGCGGGAAAGCGCCGGCGTTCTCGACGGCGCAGTATCGCGCCGCAGACACCCGCCTGAACGCCGCGTACCGGAAGGCATTGGCCGGAGTGGAGGGCGAGGATTTCCCCGGCGCGGTCACCCGCACCGGCATCCGTGACGCCCAGCGCGCTTGGCTGCGCTATCGGGATGCTTTCCTCGCCTTCGCCAAGATCAAGTTTCCGAGCCTGCCCTCCGACAGTCTTGCTGCATGGCTCACCGACAAGCGCACGGAGATGCTCGAGACGCCCGAATAG
- a CDS encoding FkbM family methyltransferase, whose amino-acid sequence MVSVFAGFSVAEPALSAQIAATAAFPASESGAGRTARCGRRDHRRHHPHTGWRRLSRRSGAGACQSRKTPLRTVAAGDRAPSQGTRSGSRGINTGQERKAGPMGIVSLARRFVSLPPTDRRYYLQRFLDLKVHARSGFSQFGEDASIAAYLRTLGRTCRFYVDIGANRPVLHSNTYLFYRDGASGVLVEANPLLTARLRKKRPRDRVVNRGVLAEGSGTIDLHVMDMDGLSTLSSEWEERIVSRGLARSEQVVQVAVIGINDLLEAEVGTKAIDLASIDIEGLDFDVLSAWNFDRWRPFLFCVETGQVDPERYGKDRRFHDLLGSSGYEPLFETFANTIFVDRLAKPA is encoded by the coding sequence TTGGTCTCCGTCTTCGCTGGTTTCAGTGTGGCAGAGCCTGCGCTGTCGGCGCAGATCGCCGCCACCGCCGCCTTTCCCGCTTCCGAATCCGGGGCGGGGCGCACGGCCCGGTGCGGTCGGCGCGATCATCGACGGCACCACCCGCACACCGGCTGGCGAAGACTTTCTAGGCGCAGCGGCGCCGGCGCTTGCCAAAGCCGCAAGACTCCGCTTCGTACCGTTGCCGCAGGTGATCGTGCGCCGTCGCAGGGAACGCGATCCGGCTCGCGCGGCATCAACACGGGGCAGGAACGGAAGGCGGGACCCATGGGGATTGTTTCACTGGCACGGCGATTTGTGTCGCTGCCGCCGACGGACCGGCGCTATTATCTCCAGCGCTTTCTCGACCTGAAGGTGCACGCGCGCTCGGGCTTCTCGCAGTTCGGTGAGGACGCTTCGATTGCGGCCTATCTGCGCACGCTGGGACGGACTTGCCGATTCTATGTCGATATCGGAGCCAACCGCCCAGTACTCCATTCCAATACCTACCTGTTCTACCGGGATGGCGCCTCCGGTGTGCTCGTCGAGGCCAACCCGCTTCTGACCGCGAGGCTACGCAAGAAGCGACCCCGGGACAGGGTCGTCAACCGCGGCGTTCTTGCCGAGGGGAGCGGCACGATCGACCTCCACGTGATGGACATGGACGGTCTGTCGACGCTTTCCTCGGAATGGGAGGAGCGGATCGTATCGCGCGGGCTCGCGAGGAGCGAGCAGGTGGTTCAGGTCGCGGTGATTGGGATCAACGATCTTCTCGAGGCTGAAGTAGGCACGAAGGCCATCGACCTCGCCTCGATCGATATCGAAGGCTTGGATTTCGATGTCCTTTCGGCGTGGAATTTTGACCGTTGGCGCCCGTTCCTGTTCTGTGTTGAGACGGGACAGGTCGATCCCGAGCGATACGGCAAGGACAGACGGTTCCACGACCTGCTCGGCAGCAGCGGCTACGAGCCGCTGTTCGAAACTTTCGCCAACACCATCTTCGTCGACCGGCTCGCCAAGCCCGCCTAG